AAGCCGCAGGCGGATCTCGGACGAGCAATCCAGCGCGCGTCAGCGCTTGCCGGAGTCCGGTGACTCGGTGGTGGACAGCGCGGCGATGAAGGCCTCCTGGGGCACCTCGACCCGCCCGACCATCTTCATCCGCTTCTTGCCTTCCTTCTGCTTCTCCAGCAGTTTGCGCTTGCGGGTGATGTCACCGCCGTAGCACTTGGCCAGCACGTCCTTGCGGATCGCCCGGATGCTCTCCCGCGCGATCACCCGGGCGCCGATCGCGGCCTGGATCGGCACCTCGAACTGCTGGCGCGGGATCAGCTCGCGCAGCTTGGTCGTCATCATCACGCCGTAGGCGTAGGCCTTGTCCTTGTGCACGATCGCCGAGAACGCGTCCACCGGCTCGCCCTGCAGCAGGATGTCGACCTTGACCAGGTCGGCGGTCTGCTCGCCGGCCGCCTCGTAGTCCAGGCTGGCGTAGCCGCGGGTGCGTGACTTCAGCGCGTCGAAGAAGTCGAAGATGATCTCGCCCAGCGGCAGCGTGTAGCGCAGCTCGACCCGGGTCTCGGACAGGTAGTCCAGGCCCAGCAGGGTGCCGCGCCGGCCCTGGCACAGCTCCATGATCGCGCCGATGTACTCGCTCGGAGCGATGATCATCGACTTGACGATCGGCTCGTAGACGTCGGAGATCTTCTGCCCGGACGGCCAGTCCGAGGGGTTGGTGACCACGAACTCGCGGCCGTCCTCCAGGATCACCCGGTTGACCACGTTGGGCGCGGTCGAGATCAGCTCCAGGCCGAACTCCCGCTCCAGGCGGTCCCGGGTGATCTCCAGGTGCAGCAGGCCGAGAAAGCCGCACCGGAAGCCGAAGCCGAGCGCGCCGGAGGACTCGGGCTCGTAGACCAGCGCGGCGTCGTTGAGCCGCAGCCGGTCCAGGGCGTCGCGCAGCAGCGGAAAGTCCGAGCCGTCGATCGGGAACAGCCCGGAGTACACCATCGGGTTCGGGTCGCGGTAGCCGCCGAGCGCCTCTTTCGCGGGCTTGACCGCGTCGGTCACGGTGTCACCGACCTTGGACTGCCGGACGTCCTTCACCCCGGTGATCAGGTAGCCGACCTCGCCTACGCCCAGGCCCTTGGACACCACCGGCTCGGGTGAGATGACGCCGACCTCGAGCAGCTCGTGGGTGGCGCCGGTGGACATCATCTTGATCTTCTGGCGCGGGCTTATGTGGCCGTCGATCACCCGGACGTAGGTGATCACGCCCCGGTAGATGTCATAGACCGAGTCGAAGATCATCGCCCGGGGATGGGCGTCGGCGTCGCCCACCGGGGCCGGCACCTGGCGGCAGATCACGTCGAGCAACTCCTCGACGCCCTGGCCGGTCTTGGCCGAGACCCGCAGCACGTCGTCGGGGTCACACCCGATGATGTGGGCGATCTCGGCGGCGTAGAGGTCGGGCTGGGCGGCCGGCAGGTCGATCTTGTTCAGCACCGGGATGATCTGCAGGTCGTTCTCCAGCGCCAGGTACAGGTTGGCCAGCGTCTGGGCCTCGATGCCCTGGGCGGCGTCGACCAGCAGCACCGCGCCCTCGCAGGCGGCCAGGCTGCGGCTCACCTCGTAGGTGAAGTCGACGTGGCCGGGGGTGTCGATCATGTGCAGGGTGTAGTCGACGCCGTCCAGGCGGGACTGCCAGGGCATCCGGACGTTCTGGGCCTTGATGGTGATGCCGCGCTCGCGCTCGATGTCCATCCGGTCCAGGTACTGGGCCTTGGCCTGCCGCGGGTCCAGCACACCGGTCAGCCGCAGCATCTGATCGGCCAGCGTCGACTTGCCGTGGTCGATATGGGCGATGATCGAGAAGTTGCGGATGCGCGCGGGCGGGGTGTCGCCAGGCGGACTCGGGATTGCGGGCACGGGCTGCTTTCTTCGCGGTTCTACTTCGGTGGGCGACTGCGTAGGGCGGTGTGCCGCGTGCTCCGCGTGCTGCCCGGATCAACGCTGACGGGTCCATTCTCCCATGACCTCATCGCCGACCGGCACCCTCGGCGTTACCCGCTGGGCTCCAGGGGTCACGCTGGGCTCCAGGCGGTAGCGTCCAGCCTGCCCCACAATGTTGACAAACGTGAACGCGGCTTACTGATGAGGCGGCTGAGGCAATGAGAAGTCCACGCTTATGGGCGCTGGCTGGCTCGACCCTCATCATTGGCGCGCTCGCCGCAGGGTGCACTCGCGCGCCCTCGGACGGAGTTCGCACCGATGCCTCTTCAAGCGTCGCCTATCCGAGCAGCACGGTGCAGGACTGGGTCAGCTACGGCGATGTGACTGCTTACATGCGTGTCGACGGCGAGACGGCCGAGCCCGAGTCGGAGGCCGTGCAGACAACCGGCGAGGGCCTGGTCAATCGCATCATCGACGTGACAGTCCTTCAGACGCTGTGGCAGCGAAAGCCGAACATGGTTCTTCCTGAAACGCTGAAAACAGGCGCCTGGGGCTGGATCGTTTCCGATGGCAAGCGGCAGCCGATGGCTGACCGCGACGGTTCACGACTAGAGGTTGGCCATAAATACGTCGCCACGTTCACCTCAAGCGGCGTGGCGCCTGGTTGGACCATCCTCGGCACGGCCGCGATCATCCCCTTCGACGGAGAACTCGCTGGCGCAGGTGAGCGTCGCGGTGGAGACAGCAGTCCGGGCGCGGGATTCGACGAGGTGAACGGCGCCACCCTCGATCAGTTCGCAGCCAAGCTCGCATCAGCTGAACCTCACCCTATCGCGGTGAAATACGGCGACCTGGCAGCACGCGAGAGATACGCCAAAGTCGTCGCGGAAGGCTGACGCTCCTGACTCTGGTCACGTCGCCGACCCTGGGCTGCCGGGACGTCCCTTCACCGGCGATCAGGTAACCCGACTTCGCCTACGCCAAGCGGTGTTACGCGCTTATGGTGCCGCTTGCGCCCATGCGTAGACCTCCTACCGATTACGTGATTCATCCCTTGTGATGTGACTTGGCTCACTGCTATGGTCCTGAAACTCACATCGGTCACATGGGTGTTAGCGGCAGATAAGCCCGCCAACACCTCCTGTCTCATGCCCTCGAACTCGCCTTCGGCGCCTTCAGTCGGCCAGGGCTGGACTGCCCGGTTCAGCTGCCTGAGGGGGCGTCATGGGCGTATCGCGCCGCGTGCCTATTTCTCGTCGGACGCGATGGATCAGCGGATCCACCGCCCTGGTCATGGCCGTCTCACTGTTCACGGTGGTGGCGCCGATCGGGCTTCCCGGAGCCCCGACGGCAGCCCTGGCAACCGATCCGGCCTGCACCGACACCTCGCTGCCGCCGCCGAGCACCACCACGGCCGATCCGGGTCAGACCACGATGATCCAGCAGGACGGCAGCACGGTGGAGGTGCCGCCGACCGCGGTCGACGCGCCGACAGCGATCACAGCCGACTCGCTGTGCGCCTCGCAGCTGCCGCCGCTGGACTCAGGCATGACGAATGTGACCGAGGGCCTTCGGGACGGCTACCGGTTCACCCCGCACATGACCTTCGACGCCGACCTGCACATCACCGTGCCCTATGACGACGCGCTGATCCCGGCCGGGCTGTCCGAGCAGGACGTGCAGCTCTACTACTACGACACCGCCCAACTGCAGTGGGTGGCGTTGCAGCGCGACACCCTGGACCAGGCCGCGGACCAGGTGGAGGCGCTGTCTGACCACTTCACCGACATGATCGCCGCGACGGTGACGGTGCCCGATCACCCCGAGAACGTGAACCTGAACCCGACCAGCATCAAAGACCTCAAGGCCGGTGACCCGTCGGCCGGGGTCGGCATCATCGACCCGCCCACGGGCAACAACGAGGGCGACGCGCGGATCTCCTACCCCATCGGCCTGCCCGAGGGCCGGCAGGGCATGGCGCCGCAGCTGGGGCTGGGCTACTCCTCCGCCGCGGGCAATGGCTGGCTCGGGGTGGGTTGGGACCTGTCGGTGCCGGCCGTCTCGATCGACACCCGGTGGGGCGTGCCCCGCTATGACGCGGCGAACGAGACCGAGACTTATCTGGTCGGCCAGGGCCAGTTGACTCCGGTGGCGAACCGGGGCCCGGCGGTGCCGCGCACCGCGGAGAAGGTGTTCCAGTCCCGGGTCGAGGGTGCGTTCGACACGATCGTCCGGCACGGCAGCACGCCCGCGAACTACTGGTGGGAGGTCACCGACAAGAGCGGCGCCCGGTCCTTCTTCGGCGGTGACCCGGTGTCCGGTCCGATGGCCGCTGCCCGGCTGGCCGACGACGCCGGAAACATCTACCGGTGGGCGCTGCGCGAGACCCGTGACCTGCACGGCAACGCGGTGCGCTACGACTACCAGACCGTGTCCGACGTCGGCGTGGCCGGCGGCACCGTGCAGGGCCGGCAGCTGTACCTGCGCACCATCGACTACACCCGCAAGGGCAGCACGGCGGGCCCGTACACCGTGAAGTTCGTGCGCGACAGCGAACTCGCGAACTACACCCGCCGCTCCGACGTGGTCATCGACGCACGCGGCGGGTTCAAGATGGTCACCGCCGAACTGCTGGCCCGCGTAGAGGTCGCGTTCAACGACGCCCCGGTGCGCTCCTATGACCTGGCCTACCAGAACGGCGCGTTCGGCAAGAAGCTGCTGGCCTCGGTCACCCAACGAGGCGCCAACGGCACCTCACTGGGCACGCACACGTTCAGCTACTACGACGACATCCGCAACGCGACCGGCGGCTACGACGCGTACGCCGCCCCGGTGGACTGGACCGTCGGCGCCGATGGCGTCACCGGCGGACTGCTCGGGCGCGGCCAGGCCAGCGCCATCTCCGGATCGCTGAGCACCAGCGTCGGCGGGCACATGTACGCCGGGTTCAACGCCACCAAGCCCAGCAAGTTCGGCAGCGCCGGCGCGAAGGTGGGGTTCACCCGCAGCAGCACCGACGGCAAGCTCGCCCTGGTCGACCTCAACGGCGACGACCTGCCGGACAAGGTGTTCAAGACCAGCGGCGGCATTTCCATCCGGTTCAACACCTCCGGCCCGGACGGCACCACCGACTTCGGCGCGCCCGTCGCCACCCCCACCTTGCCAGGCATCGCCAAGGAATCCGCCGACACCACCTCCTTCGGCGCCGAGGTCTACCTGACCGTCAACGCCTTCGCCAACCACGCCGAGACCTTCACCAAGAGCACCACCTACTTCAGCGACGTCAACGGCGACGGGCTCACCGACCTCGTCCACGACGGGACCGTGTTGTTCAACCACCTCGACACCAACGGGGTGCCCACCTTCACCGCCAACAGCAACGACACCCCGGTTCCAATCGGCTCCGGAATCCTCGACACCAACAACCTGGTCCAGGACTACACCGCCAATCGCGATCAGCAGGACACCAACAACCCACCCGTCGACGTGCTCCGCCGGTGGACGGCGCCTCTCGCCGGCACCGTGCAGATCACCGGCGCCGTCACACTCGTACAGGACACCAGCCCCGATCGCGCCGCCTACACCGGCGCCGACGGCGTCAGGGTCGCGGTCCAGAAGAACGGCACCGAGCTGTGGTCCACCGTCATCGGCGCGAGTGACTACGCCGCAAAGACACCGGCCGGGGTCAGCGCTTTCGCGGTCGCCAAGGGCGATCGGCTGTACTTCCGGGTCGGGTCTCGCTCCGATGGCGCCTATGACCAGGTCTCCTGGGACCCCGTCATCCAGTATGTATCGTCGGGCGTCGCCAAGCCGGCGGCCCTCGACGCCAACGGGATGGACCTTTACCGCTACCAGGCTTCCCCGGACTTCACCCTGGCCGGCCGGCGCGGCACCTCCGTCCAGGCACCGCTGAACGGCACCGTCCGGCTCACCGGCAACCTGCACAAGCTCGGCGCCACCAGCGACGACATAGCCGTGGAGGTGACGAAGAACGGCCAGGTGATCACCAGCCAGTCCATGGCCGGTACAGCAACCGGTGACATCCCCGTCCAGACGGATACCACCGTCGCCAAGGGCGACACCATCGCCTTGCGCGTGAAAGTGGACTCACCGATCAACGTGAGCAAGCTGTCCTGGGCGCCGACGCTTTACTATCTCAGCTCGCCGGACGTCAGCAAGGTGAGCGACGACGCTGGCAACCCATTGATCCAGCTGCACCCGCCCTACGACATCGACACCTACCCGGTCAAGAACTCCACCTCACCCGAGGTGGCGCAATGGACGGCGCCCGCGACCGAGACCGTCTCCATCAAGCCCGTCATCAACGTGACGTCCGGCACCAACGGCACGGCAACCTTCACCGTCAAGCGTCGCGGCGCGCTCGTGGCCAAGAGCACCATCACCATCACCAACGGCGTCGTCAGCGGTACCGGCGCGCTCTCGGTAGACGTCGTCAGCGGCGACCAACTGTACTTCCACGGATCCCTAGCTGACCCCACCCTCAGGTCCAAGATCACGTCGGAGTACGTGCTAGTCACGCGACCGGGAATGACGGCGGTCGGTGTGGACATCATGTGGCACCAGGGGGCCAATTGGGGCTTGCTGGCGGCGCCCTATCGCGGGTGGACCTATGTCGGTTACAACGGCGCCGGGGCTCGGGGCGCCAGCCCGGTCGCCGAGGCCGATCTGAGCCAGGCGTTCAGCTCCAGCTCGACCTATGACCCGCGAACCGCGAAGGCGCATCCGTTCTACCCGTCTTCAGAGGAAGGTTCCTGGCGGGGTGCTGACGGCTCGGCGTGGGTGAAGGCGTCGACATTGAGCAGCTCCCGGCAGGGCATGGACAGCATCGGCGTGCCGACGGCCAGTGATGTGGCCGGCGCGCGGGCGGTGTCGCGGCTGAGCCACACCACGCAGGACGGGGTGGGAGGCGAGGTGTCGTACTTCTCTGGTTCGACATCAGATGGCAGCAGCGCCAGCGACGTGGACTTCCTGGATCTGAACGGTGACCGGTTTCCCGACATTGTCAGCAACGGCAAGGTGCAATACAGCACCGCTATTGGTGGGCTGGACGCGAGCAGCAAGTCGGTGCCCGGATTGGGCACCCCGCGCAACAGCGACGCCTCGGCGGTCAATGTGGGTGTGGGCGGCAGCCCGGCGCATTTCGCGGCCAACGGCCGCGGCGAGGTCGACACCTCCAACTCCGGGCCGGTGCGCGGCAATAAGACCGGCAGCCAGATGGTGTCGCTCGGCCTCAACGCCGGGCTGGGCTGGGGCACCTCCAAACCCAAGCACGACCTGCTCGACGTCAACGGCGATGGGCTGCCCGATGTGGTCAGCCGTGACGGCGCGCAGTTGATGGTGGCGCTCAACCTCGGCTACGGCTTCGCGGCGGCCGAGCCGTGGGGCACGGCGGTCATCAACGACGGGGCGAGTGAGAATGGCACGATCGGGGCGACCCTGGGCTTCAACACCGGCCTGTACGACTTCGCCGGCGGGGTCTCGCTGACCAAGAACAAGTCCCTCACCAAGGAGACGCTCGACGACGTCAACGGTGACGGCCTGCTGGACCGGGTGCTGCCCGGCGGCAGCGGCGGGATGCAGGTGGGCCTCAACACCGGCAACGGCTTCACCGCCCCGGTGGCCTGGGCCGGTGCCCTTAACGGCGCGTGCGCCGACGACACCAGCGTCGGGCAAGCCGACCTGGATTGGGACCACGCCCGGCTCTGCTCCGGCAGCACCGGGCTCGGCGCGGGCGCCTACTTCACGGTCGGGTTCCCGCTGTGCGGGGCACAGTGCTTCCTGATCCTCAATCCTGGAGCGGACACCGATCAGTCGATGGCCCGCGATGAGGCCAGCCTGCGCGACGTCGACGGCGACGGCTACGCCGACCACCTGGCCAGCTCCGACGACGGCCAGCTCAAAGTCGCCCGCAACCGAACCGGGCGCACCAACCTGCTCAAGTCCGTGTCACGTCCGCTGGGCGCCTCGTTCAGCATGGAATACACCCGCGATGGCAACATCACCGCCAACCCCACCTCACGCTGGACTCTGACCAAGGTCAGCGTCAACGACGGGCACGCCGGTGACGGCGCGGACACTCAGGTAACGGAGTACTCCTACTCCGGCGGGGTCTACAGCCGCCTGGAGCGGGAGTTCTACGGCTACGCCCAGGTCAAGGCTCAGCAGCTGGACACCGAGTACGGCGACGCCGTCTACCGCAGCACCGTGCAGGACTTCCGCGTCGACAGCTTCTACACCCACGGACTGCTGGCCAGGGAACGGCTCTACGCCAGTGGCGGAAAGGTGCGCACCGACACGGAGAACACCTACGTGCTGCGTGACGTCGCGACCGGGGCCGAACCGGCCGACAGCTCAAGCACAACCGCGACGGTCTTCCCGATGCTGACCCGCACCGACGAGCGATTCCACGAGGTGCACACCACACCACGCAAGACCACCTACACCGTCAATCACTACGACACCTTCGGCGACATCGACACCAACACCGACTACGGCGACACCGGTACGGCCGATGACGTGGTCGCGACAATCGGCTACACCTCGTGCCCGACCACCGGTGTGCGGATCGCCAACTCGATCACCGTCAACGGCGGCGGCACGCTCATGCGCCGCCGCGAGTCCACGGTTAACTGCGTCACCGGTGACGTCACTCAGGTGCGCCAGTATCTGGCTGATGGCAGCGCGGCCGTTACCGATATCGACTACACCGGCGACGGAAACCTGCTCAAGGTCACCGATCCGCCCAATGCGGCCGGGCAGCGTGGCTGGCTGAGCTACGAGTACGACACGCCCACCAGCACCCGGGTCACGAAGATCACCGACAACTTCGGGCTGACCTCGACCGCCACGCATGACCTGCGGTTCGGCTCTGTGCTGACCCAGGTCGACGTCA
The window above is part of the Jatrophihabitans sp. genome. Proteins encoded here:
- the lepA gene encoding translation elongation factor 4 translates to MPSPPGDTPPARIRNFSIIAHIDHGKSTLADQMLRLTGVLDPRQAKAQYLDRMDIERERGITIKAQNVRMPWQSRLDGVDYTLHMIDTPGHVDFTYEVSRSLAACEGAVLLVDAAQGIEAQTLANLYLALENDLQIIPVLNKIDLPAAQPDLYAAEIAHIIGCDPDDVLRVSAKTGQGVEELLDVICRQVPAPVGDADAHPRAMIFDSVYDIYRGVITYVRVIDGHISPRQKIKMMSTGATHELLEVGVISPEPVVSKGLGVGEVGYLITGVKDVRQSKVGDTVTDAVKPAKEALGGYRDPNPMVYSGLFPIDGSDFPLLRDALDRLRLNDAALVYEPESSGALGFGFRCGFLGLLHLEITRDRLEREFGLELISTAPNVVNRVILEDGREFVVTNPSDWPSGQKISDVYEPIVKSMIIAPSEYIGAIMELCQGRRGTLLGLDYLSETRVELRYTLPLGEIIFDFFDALKSRTRGYASLDYEAAGEQTADLVKVDILLQGEPVDAFSAIVHKDKAYAYGVMMTTKLRELIPRQQFEVPIQAAIGARVIARESIRAIRKDVLAKCYGGDITRKRKLLEKQKEGKKRMKMVGRVEVPQEAFIAALSTTESPDSGKR
- a CDS encoding SpvB/TcaC N-terminal domain-containing protein produces the protein MAVSLFTVVAPIGLPGAPTAALATDPACTDTSLPPPSTTTADPGQTTMIQQDGSTVEVPPTAVDAPTAITADSLCASQLPPLDSGMTNVTEGLRDGYRFTPHMTFDADLHITVPYDDALIPAGLSEQDVQLYYYDTAQLQWVALQRDTLDQAADQVEALSDHFTDMIAATVTVPDHPENVNLNPTSIKDLKAGDPSAGVGIIDPPTGNNEGDARISYPIGLPEGRQGMAPQLGLGYSSAAGNGWLGVGWDLSVPAVSIDTRWGVPRYDAANETETYLVGQGQLTPVANRGPAVPRTAEKVFQSRVEGAFDTIVRHGSTPANYWWEVTDKSGARSFFGGDPVSGPMAAARLADDAGNIYRWALRETRDLHGNAVRYDYQTVSDVGVAGGTVQGRQLYLRTIDYTRKGSTAGPYTVKFVRDSELANYTRRSDVVIDARGGFKMVTAELLARVEVAFNDAPVRSYDLAYQNGAFGKKLLASVTQRGANGTSLGTHTFSYYDDIRNATGGYDAYAAPVDWTVGADGVTGGLLGRGQASAISGSLSTSVGGHMYAGFNATKPSKFGSAGAKVGFTRSSTDGKLALVDLNGDDLPDKVFKTSGGISIRFNTSGPDGTTDFGAPVATPTLPGIAKESADTTSFGAEVYLTVNAFANHAETFTKSTTYFSDVNGDGLTDLVHDGTVLFNHLDTNGVPTFTANSNDTPVPIGSGILDTNNLVQDYTANRDQQDTNNPPVDVLRRWTAPLAGTVQITGAVTLVQDTSPDRAAYTGADGVRVAVQKNGTELWSTVIGASDYAAKTPAGVSAFAVAKGDRLYFRVGSRSDGAYDQVSWDPVIQYVSSGVAKPAALDANGMDLYRYQASPDFTLAGRRGTSVQAPLNGTVRLTGNLHKLGATSDDIAVEVTKNGQVITSQSMAGTATGDIPVQTDTTVAKGDTIALRVKVDSPINVSKLSWAPTLYYLSSPDVSKVSDDAGNPLIQLHPPYDIDTYPVKNSTSPEVAQWTAPATETVSIKPVINVTSGTNGTATFTVKRRGALVAKSTITITNGVVSGTGALSVDVVSGDQLYFHGSLADPTLRSKITSEYVLVTRPGMTAVGVDIMWHQGANWGLLAAPYRGWTYVGYNGAGARGASPVAEADLSQAFSSSSTYDPRTAKAHPFYPSSEEGSWRGADGSAWVKASTLSSSRQGMDSIGVPTASDVAGARAVSRLSHTTQDGVGGEVSYFSGSTSDGSSASDVDFLDLNGDRFPDIVSNGKVQYSTAIGGLDASSKSVPGLGTPRNSDASAVNVGVGGSPAHFAANGRGEVDTSNSGPVRGNKTGSQMVSLGLNAGLGWGTSKPKHDLLDVNGDGLPDVVSRDGAQLMVALNLGYGFAAAEPWGTAVINDGASENGTIGATLGFNTGLYDFAGGVSLTKNKSLTKETLDDVNGDGLLDRVLPGGSGGMQVGLNTGNGFTAPVAWAGALNGACADDTSVGQADLDWDHARLCSGSTGLGAGAYFTVGFPLCGAQCFLILNPGADTDQSMARDEASLRDVDGDGYADHLASSDDGQLKVARNRTGRTNLLKSVSRPLGASFSMEYTRDGNITANPTSRWTLTKVSVNDGHAGDGADTQVTEYSYSGGVYSRLEREFYGYAQVKAQQLDTEYGDAVYRSTVQDFRVDSFYTHGLLARERLYASGGKVRTDTENTYVLRDVATGAEPADSSSTTATVFPMLTRTDERFHEVHTTPRKTTYTVNHYDTFGDIDTNTDYGDTGTADDVVATIGYTSCPTTGVRIANSITVNGGGTLMRRRESTVNCVTGDVTQVRQYLADGSAAVTDIDYTGDGNLLKVTDPPNAAGQRGWLSYEYDTPTSTRVTKITDNFGLTSTATHDLRFGSVLTQVDVNNNATTYVYDEFGRPTTFTGPYEQGSGTPTIRFEYHPEAADPWAITRHLDKFRSASDTLDTVVFVDGLGRQIQTKKDATVYTGTASAARDVMTVSGKVTLDALGRQNHVHYPVTEPLGTPGVFNTNYDTVKYTNFGYDALNRLEHVYSPDGTKTDYDYAFGTDRSGATQFGQTVIDGMGHEKVYYRNVREQLVSLKEYHTPTGGTQQTIWTSYAYNPLGELTTVKDNSNNTTQQSFDNLGRRTVIDNPDTGKTQTNYDLASNPISKVTANLRATSQQIEYKYDYDRLTSITYPRFPANNVTYAYGAPGGSDNRAGRITRVTDQAGSEDRFYGKLGEVTKEIRTVIGDTGSSPKTYTTSYLYDTFGRQQSMTYPDGETLTYRYDSGGMVRAASGAKGSFSYAYVNRAEYDKFGQKAFVEDGNGVKTTYAFDPVMRRLSNTQAGPLLSPNGTNLGNFQNASYTYDKVGNVKSVTNNIEVPSPPNFGGPSTQTFTYDDLDRLTDAAGSYQFAPGKTNNYTYALGYDNLHNTTTKNQTNTIVQGSGTPVTQGKTTYNYAYAYGGPQPHAPTHIGTKTYAYDANGNQIGWSDDTNGQQRTIIWDEENRIQSVFDNGQEQKYKYDDAGQRVIKRGPQGETAYVNQWFTVRNGQIGTKHVFIDTTRVASKLVKDNAREKDSYYFHPDQLSSTNTVTDANGKLYEHLEYFPSGEAWIEEKSNTQRTPYRFAGKELDEETGLYYFGARYYDPRTGLWPSTDPALAENLARLPGNDDSPEPDVAAPTFLNLYNYADSNPLTKIDPDGRAPKPWQQHIINGIGGAVDEFTVEGASAWALKAAGSRVTVDSNSRMYMTGRAGMAIGTAPKTLVKHAAKGAAKGVVRVRGGGGAGPVRRGQAGEAAVYAKFNIGPKARRVVNGRTRIFDGLNSQAVSEVKNVARQSYTQQLKDGIAYARAHGLRYDLYVRKDTKLSGPLADAIRDPANRIKLIPKVP